A stretch of DNA from Euzebyales bacterium:
CAGCCACCGAGTACCGCTCCGAGCAACAGGGCGACGACCTGCGACTGCCGCTGACGGGTGCGCACCCAGGCCGCGACACGCGTCTGGACGCGCGTCTCCGGTCCATCCACCGAGAGGGTCGCGGTGATGCCCTCGCGGTTGAGCACCGCGCGGTCCAACCCCGACGCACTCACGTCCCAGCGCAGCCGGCGGGCGTGGGCGACGACCGCCGGCAGGCCGGCGTCCGGTGTCGGGAACCGTACCGCGTAGCGCCGGTCGAAGGCGCCGTAGTGCTCGACCTGCTCGACCGGCGGCTGGGCGGCGTCGACGTCCGGGGCCAGACGCTGCGCGCCGAGCTCGAGGAGCGTGAACCGGGGTTGGAGCCACAGGCCGATGACGGTGACCAGCAGCCACGTCACCAGGGCTCCGAACACCACACCGGCGACCAGCAGCGTGGGCCGGTGTCCGGCACTGTCGAGGCGACGGATCCGGGCGCCGGCGCGCTGGCGCAGCGATGGAGGCGGCGGTGGGATCGGCCCCTCGGACCGCCCGGTCGGTGACTGCATGGGCCCACCTGCGTGCCGGTCGTGCCGTCAGCCACCGACCACGGCGTCGATGTCGATGCGACGCACGCGGCCGTCGGCGGTACCCACGACCAGCCAGCGTCCGTGCGCCGCCAGCGCCGTCACCTCCCCGAGGTCCGCCACGGAGAACAGCTCGGTGCCCTCCACCGGGTCGAGTCCCACGATCCCGCCGTCGGCATCGGCGACGACGACGGCGGCACGGCTGACTGCCACGACGTTCTCGGGGCTCCCGGGCGACACGCTCCACGACGGCGCGCCCACCTCGTGGTCGACGGCGATCACCGCACGCGACGTCGCCGCGACCACGCCGTTGGACGTGGCGAACAGGCGGGGGCGCTGGCTGCTGGCGCCGGGCACCGGTGCGCACCAGTCCACCACCCCGTCCGTGGCTCCGTGCTGGCAGACCTCGCCGTCGCGGGTGACCAGCGCGACGCCGTCGCGCGTGGCTGCGAGTGCCGGCCACGTGTCGGCCACGTCGACCTCCCACATCGGACCGCTGATCTGCCGGGGGCCGACCGCCGTCTCCGCCGATGTCGCGGGGTCCATGGCGGCCAGCCGACCGCCCTGGAGGGCATAGGTCAGATCGCTGCCGACCTCCACCGTCAGCCGCGCATCGACGAGCTCCGACCGGCTGTGCACGTGCCACCGCTCGGCACCGTCACCTACCCCGACCGCCAGCACCTGCGAGTCCGTGGCCGTCCCGGCCGCGCCGACGACCGCGCCGTCGGCGACGTGCAGCGACCTGGTCGGCGCCTGCTGGCTCCTCCACCGGACCTCGCCGGTACGCCTGTCAAGGACGGTCAGCTGGTCACCGCCATGAGCGACCAAGCCGTCACCGGCGGCGACCCCCTGCGTGCCTCCCGTCTCGGCCCGCCACCGCACCTGCCCGGCCGCGGGGCGCAGGTTCGTGACCAGGCCGTCGTCGTCGATCGCCAGGACCATGCCGCCCATCGCCTGAAGCTCCACGACGGCGGCGTCGGAGACCTCCGTCGACCACCGCGACGGGTCCACAGGCGTCGCGGAGGTCGCAGTGGTCGGCGTCGCCTCGGCCGCCGCCTCGGTCACCGCCGCGACCGCGGCGGCTTCGCCGGGCGCGTCCTCCGTCGCGGACGATGCGTCCCCCTCGTTGAGCAGCAGCCACAGCACCAACCCGACGACCACCATGCCGAGGCCTGCGAGCACCAGCGGCCATGGCGTGCCCC
This window harbors:
- a CDS encoding serine/threonine-protein kinase — translated: MSPAAGRAFGPYRLLRSIATDAISTTYFATTDDSGSPSRAGTAQFAVRIAARFDDGSAHAAELVQQFLAAAQKAGAVDHPSIVRPRDLGVIDGHPYVATPFIRAVPLGDMVAHGGSINESAALAIFAQLAGGLDAAHRADVVHGALSPRTIWIGPSSGKGLAYVGYLVGFGSSLLLRERLAHEARGGPIDDLLYVAPEQLRGEPITPASDQYALACALYHTLVGAPPFERDSRSKLYGAHLMATPPPLGDIDPSAAASTSAALQRAMSKQPAERFATCGILINAALPARDAGAGAAVPVAAGPEGVDEDPDARGRGTPWPLVLAGLGMVVVGLVLWLLLNEGDASSATEDAPGEAAAVAAVTEAAAEATPTTATSATPVDPSRWSTEVSDAAVVELQAMGGMVLAIDDDGLVTNLRPAAGQVRWRAETGGTQGVAAGDGLVAHGGDQLTVLDRRTGEVRWRSQQAPTRSLHVADGAVVGAAGTATDSQVLAVGVGDGAERWHVHSRSELVDARLTVEVGSDLTYALQGGRLAAMDPATSAETAVGPRQISGPMWEVDVADTWPALAATRDGVALVTRDGEVCQHGATDGVVDWCAPVPGASSQRPRLFATSNGVVAATSRAVIAVDHEVGAPSWSVSPGSPENVVAVSRAAVVVADADGGIVGLDPVEGTELFSVADLGEVTALAAHGRWLVVGTADGRVRRIDIDAVVGG